The proteins below are encoded in one region of Cololabis saira isolate AMF1-May2022 chromosome 21, fColSai1.1, whole genome shotgun sequence:
- the LOC133422322 gene encoding uncharacterized protein LOC133422322 — MKTCVLLALFLMAGVSLGDIQKRIEEGGRPCTADETKSFVFITRCSGTVIGDGNWVITTKHCEGDGGKYDIEDVNLNLKVTSKKTFPHNTADIMLIKGKTGMPGMPLVSEDDCSQVMDLIYINPVKMVISARDTKVKKTTGTDASMCADINVKGWTTEKAQLKKPMQKVLTWTPLACDSCDGDSGAGIIYNNALFAVHSGAGEHYGQDKIMYSGYVVCDGKIRKWIVKTMKDNP; from the exons ATGAAGACTTGTGTGCTCCTCGCTCTCTTCCTGATGGCAG GTGTGTCTCTTGGAGACATCCAGAAGAGAATCGAAGAAGGTGGAAGGCCGTGCACCGCTGATGAAACCaaatcttttgttttcattaccCGCTGTTCTGGTACCGTCATTGGCGACGGGAACTGGGTTATCACTACAAAACACTGCGAGGGTGATGGAGG GAAATACGACATTGAGGACGTCAACTTAAATCTAAAAGTCACCTCGAAGAAAACTTTTCCACACAATACTGCTGACATCATGCTGATCAAAGGGAAGACCGGCATGCCTGGTATGCCCTTGGTGTCTGAGGATGACTGCAGCCAAGTCATGGACCTAATATACATAAACCCTGTAAAGATGGTCATTTCTGCTCGGGACACGAAGGTTAAGAAAACTACTG gGACAGATGCTTCCATGTGTGCCGACATCAACGTGAAGGGATGGACCACTGAAAAAGCCCAGCTGAAAAAACCCATGCAAAAGGTTTTGACCTGGACTCCTCTTGCCTGCGACAGCTGTGAT GGGGATTCTGGTGCTGgaattatttacaataacgcTCTGTTTGCTGTTCATAGTGGAGCTGGGGAACACTATGGACAAGACAAAATCATGTATTCTGGATACGTCGTCTGTGATGGAAAAATACGTAAATGGATTGTTAAAACTATGAAAGATAATCCTTAA
- the LOC133422553 gene encoding snake venom serine proteinase 2-like, with protein sequence MCSGRTPCVGEGGHLVDLRGNTDKEHLLLEENRLSSMMKTCVVLALFLMAGVSLGDIQKRLKGGRPCTADETKSFVFINDCSGTVIDGSWILTAKHCTGRDELSKEYDIKDVNLNLKVTSEKTYPHGTADIMLIKGKTGMTGMPLVSEADCNQVLKDLEPMNKPVKMVVPAKDTQAKDKTGEDVSMCADIDVKRRGIMKDTNEKVLHWTPGACDTCKGDSGAGVIYNNAVFAVFSGRWNTTRHRKIVSSEHSGYIVCDGNIRNWIVNTMNKNP encoded by the exons ATGTGCTCAG GAAGAACACCATGTGTGGGGGAGGGAGGACATCTAGTGGACCTGAGGGGAAACACAGACAAAG AGCATCTTCTTCTGGAGGAAAACCGTCTCAGCAGCATGATGAAGACTTGTGTGGTCCTCGCTCTCTTCCTGATGGCAG GTGTGTCTCTTGGAGACATCCAGAAGAGACTCAAAGGTGGAAGGCCGTGCACCGCTGATGAAACCaaatcttttgttttcattaacgACTGTTCTGGTACCGTCATTGACGGGAGCTGGATTCTCACTGCAAAACACTGCACGGGTAGAGATGA GCTCAGCAAGGAATACGACATTAAGGACGTCAACTTAAATCTAAAAGTCACCTCGGAGAAAACTTATCCACACGGGACTGCTGACATCATGCTGATCAAAGGGAAGACCGGCATGACTGGTATGCCCTTGGTGTCTGAAGCTGACTGCAACCAAGTCCTGAAAGACCTGGAACCAATGAATAAACCTGTAAAGATGGTCGTTCCTGCTAAGGACACGCAGGCTAAGGACAAAACTG gGGAAGATGTTTCCATGTGTGCCGACATCGACGTGAAGCGACGGGGCATTATGAAAGATACCAACGAAAAGGTCTTGCACTGGACTCCTGGAGCCTGCGACACCTGTAAG GGGGATTCTGGTGCTGGAGTTATTTATAATAACGCTGTGTTTGCTGTTTTTAGTGGACGGTGGAACACTACCCGGCACAGAAAAATTGTCAGCTCAGAGCATTCTGGATACATCGTCTGTGATGGAAACATACGTAATTGGATTGTTAATACTATGAATAAGAATCCTTAA